One genomic window of Solanum stenotomum isolate F172 chromosome 9, ASM1918654v1, whole genome shotgun sequence includes the following:
- the LOC125877926 gene encoding defensin-like protein 1 gives MNTKVMLALLFCFLLVASNEMQVGEAKVCQRRSKTWSGPCINTGNCSRQCKEQEDARFGACHRSGFGFACFCYFKC, from the exons ATGAATACCAAAGTCATGTTAGCTCTCTTGTTTTGCTTCCTCCTCGTTGCATCCAATG AGATGCAAGTTGGAGAAGCAAAAGTATGTCAAAGGCGGAGCAAGACATGGTCAGGGCCATGTATTAACACAGGGAATTGCAGCCGTCAATGCAAGGAACAAGAGGATGCTCGTTTTGGAGCTTGTCACAGAAGTGGCTTTGGATTTGCTTGCTTTTGCTATTTCAAATGCTAA